The region ATGACCCTGACTGAACTCAAATACATCGTGGCGGTGGCCCGTGAGCGGCACTTTGGCAAGGCCGCCGAAGCCTGTTACGTGTCGCAGCCGACCCTGTCGGTGGCGATCAAAAAGCTTGAAGAAGAGCTGGACGTGAAGCTGTTCGAGCGCAGCGCCAATGAAGTCAGCGTGACCGCGCTGGGCGAAGAAATTGTGCGCCAGGCGCAAAGTGTGCTGGAGCAGGCGGCTGCCATCAAGGAAATTGCCAAGCGCGGCAAAGACCCGCTGGGCGGGGCGCTCACCTTGGGCATCATCTACACCATTGGGCCGTATCTGCTGCCCGATCTGGTGCGCCAGATGATCACCCGCACGCCGCAAATGCCCTTGATGTTGCAGGAAAACTTCACCGTCAAGCTGCTCGAGATGCTGCGCACTGGCGAGATTGATTGCGCCATTCTGGCCGAGCCCTTTCCCGATGCCGGGCTGGCGATTGCGCCGCTGTATGACGAGCCCTTCATGGCCGCCGTGCCGTTTCACCACGCCCTGGCGGCCAAGGCCCAGCTCACCAGCGAAGAGCTGAAGAACGAGACCATGCTGCTGCTGGGCAGCGGTCATTGTTTCCGCGACCATGTGCTGGAGGTGTGCCCCGAATTTGCCCGCTTTTCCAGCAACACCGAGGGCATTCGCCGCAGCTTTGAGGGCTCGTCACTGGAAACCATCAAGCACATGGTGGCGGCCGGTATGGGGGTCACCCTGGTGCCGCGCCTGAGTGTGCCCAAGGAAGCCTTTGCCGCCAAACGCAAGCGCGACGAAGACCCCTATGTGAAATACCTGCCAATTGCCGACAAAGA is a window of Rhodoferax lithotrophicus DNA encoding:
- a CDS encoding LysR substrate-binding domain-containing protein gives rise to the protein MTLTELKYIVAVARERHFGKAAEACYVSQPTLSVAIKKLEEELDVKLFERSANEVSVTALGEEIVRQAQSVLEQAAAIKEIAKRGKDPLGGALTLGIIYTIGPYLLPDLVRQMITRTPQMPLMLQENFTVKLLEMLRTGEIDCAILAEPFPDAGLAIAPLYDEPFMAAVPFHHALAAKAQLTSEELKNETMLLLGSGHCFRDHVLEVCPEFARFSSNTEGIRRSFEGSSLETIKHMVAAGMGVTLVPRLSVPKEAFAAKRKRDEDPYVKYLPIADKDGGSPPTRRIVLAWRRSFTRYEAIAALRNAVYACELPGVTRLS